TAAGGACGAAGTATGTTACAATTTTCTCTTCTATCATCTTAATCCTCCCTATGGGTTTTCCATGGGGAGCTTTTTTTTACCATAATTTCTTATAACTTGCAACTCGGGTTAGGTTTTAATGATATTATCAACAAGGAAACCAAGGCAGAAGTAGAAAATATGGTGCTCAGGGCTGTAGCCAGCAGGATACTTGATAAGCCTTTATTTATCAGAATCCCCATCTCCAGAGAGCTCAGTTATCTACCAGCTTTAAGTAAAAACTTTGTTTTGCGCATACCATCGGATGTAAGCATGAAACAGCTTGGAGAAATAATGACAGTGGTAAGAAAAGGAGGGCTTAGAACTGCCCTTGACGACTACAGAACCACGGGATACGAGCTAAAGGAAATAAGGATTGGCTCTTTTGACTATGTGTTTTTTAATGAAGACTTTTATACGAATGCTAAAAGGTCAGATATTGAAAGAATAATAGCTAGCTTCAAACTATTTAAGACCAAGGTGGGTTTTAAAAACATAGACTCAGAAAAGAAACTTAAGCTTGCACAAAGTATAGATGTTGACCTTGCCACTGGTTATCTATTTGGTAGCGAGTCGCTTCCTGCAGGAAGGATAGAATGATTTTTCTGATACTCTTGCTGTTTTTGAGCTCCTGTGCCTCTGTGGTGATACTGAAGGACCCACTGACTTCTCAGGAGCATACAGACCTCGGATACATATACGAAAGGCAGGGAAAGTTAGAGTTAGCGGAGGAAGAATACAGGAAAGCCATAAGAAAGGATAGGAAGAACTGGCTTGCCTATTACAACCTTGGAAACATATATGCCCGAAGAGAGGACTGGAACAGGGCAGAGGAGTTCTATAAAAAGGCTCTTGAGCTAAGCAGAGACCCAGACCTTCTGAACAACCTCGCCTATGTTCTCAACAGAAAGGGAGAGAATTGTCAGGCTCTCAGGCTTGTAAAAGAGGCTATGGAAAAGGGGCAGAGGCAAGAATACTTTCAGACCATGAAGGGCATAGAAGAGGAGATTAGTAGAAAGAGGGTAGACTGTCTATCTTTTGAAGGGGAAAGGGAACTTTGGTAGCTGGGGCATGCCCTGCATGCCTTTTAGTTTTTTTATGAGTTTTTTCATTTCCTCGTATTCTTTAAGCACTCTGTTCACATCGGAAAGCGTTGTTCCACTGCCCCTTGCTATCCTCTGCTTTCTGCTCATGTTGATTATCTTCGGGTTTCTCCTTTCCTGCTTTGTCATCGAAAGTATTATGGCTTCTGTCTTTTTAAACTTTTTTTCTTCTATCTTGAGTCCCTTGAGCTGTGCACCTATGCCCGGGAGCATGCCAAGGAGTTTATCAAGAGGTCCCATGTTCTTTATAAACCTGAGCTGTTTGAGCATGTCCTCAAGGTCAAACTCGCCCTTAAGAACCTTGAAGGCAAGCGCCTGAGCCTCATCTTCTGGAATAACCTTCTGAACCTTTTCCGCAAGGGTCTGTATGTCACCAAGACCCAGTATCCTCTGAGCAATCCTGTCAGGGTAGAAGGGCTCTATGTCTTCAATCCTTTCTCCCACACCCATGAACTTTACGCCAACGCCAAGGGCTTCTTTCACGGAAAGGGCAACACCGCCCCTCGCATCCCCGTCCATCTTCGTTAAAACAACCCCAGTGAGCCCCACAACTTCATGGAAGGTCCTTGCAGCAGTAAGGGCAGACTGCCCCTGCATGGCATCGGCAACATATATGACCTCAGAGGGCCCGACCGCTTCCCTTATCTCCTTTAGCTCCTGCATGAGCTCTTCATCTATATGAAGTCTTCCAGCGGTATCCAGAAGCAGATAGTCCACGCCCTCCTTCTTGGCCCTCTCCAGTGCCCTTCTGGCTATCTCCACTGCGGTCAGTCCTTCCTCAAAGCCATAGTAGGGCACACCTATTTTTTCTGCAAGCCTCTGAAGCTGTAGCATGGCAGCTGGTCTTCTCACGTCCGTAGAGCTTACAGCTACCTTGAAGCCCTGCTCTTTCAGATGGTGGGCTATTTTTCCTATGCTCGTGGTTTTACCAGTTCCCTGAAGTCCTACAAAAAGCACCACACCCTTTCTAAGGTCCTGTTTTTCACCCCCGAGAGTCTGAACAAGCTCCTCGTATATGGTAAGCATGAAGCTATCCTGTGGTGATGGGCTTTTTGTAAGGTCTTCGCTCAGCGTCCTTTCTCTGACCCTTTTCAGAAAATTCTTCACCACATCATAGTCCACATCTGCCTCTATGAGGGCAGCCCTTACATCTCTGAGCACATCGTTTACCTGCTTTTCGGTGAGTTTTCTCGTGTCCCTTACCCTTCCCAGAGCCTTGCTGAACTTTTCAGTGAGCAGTTCCAACATAAGGTTTAGTATAATACACAGTATGCCCACTTTCAAGATAGCGGTATTAGAGGGAGACGGAATAGGTCCTGAGATAATATCCTCAACCCTCAGGGTTCTCAGAAGGCTTGGAGAGCTTGCAGGTCTGGACTTTATCTTTGAAAAGGCTCTGATAGGCGGTTCTGCCATAGACCAGAAGGGAACGCCGCTTCCACAGGAGACGGTGGAGCTGTGCCTGAGCTCTGATGCGGTGCTTCTGGGTGCAGTGGGTGGTCCAAAGTGGGATAACCTGCCAACGGAGAAAAGACCCGAGAAGGGGCTTCTTGGCATAAGAAAAGCCCTTGACCTGTATGCAAACCTCAGACCTGCAAAAGTATATGAATCGCTCATTTCCTCCTCACCACTCAAAGAAGAGGTAGCAAGAGGGACGGATTTTATAGTGGTGAGAGAGCTCACAGGGGATGTCTATTACGGGGAGCCAAGGGGGGTCTTTGTGCAGGATGGAAAGAGGATAGGTATAAACACCATGAAATACACGGAGGATGAGATAAGGCGGGTTGTCCGCAAGGCTTTTGAAATAGCCCGCCAGAGAAGAAAAAAGCTCACAAGCGTGGACAAGTCCAACGTGCTGGAGGTGAGCGGTCTGTGGAAGGCAGTGGTGGAAGAAGAAGCCAGGAACTATCCAGACGTGGAGCTTGAGCACCTGTATGTGGACAACTGTGCCATGCAGATAGTGAGAAGACCCTCTTCCTTTGATGTGATAGTCACGGGCAACATCTTTGGCGACATACTCTCTGACGAAGCGGCGGTTATAACGGGAAGCCTTGGCATGCTACCCTCCGCAAGTCTTGGGGACAGGTATGCCCTCTACGAGCCTGTTCATGGCTCCGCACCGGACATAGCAGGCAAGGGTATTGCAAATCCTGTAGCCACCATACTTTCTGCCGGCATGATGCTCAGATACTCCTTTGGATTGAAAAGAGAGGCAGAGCTGTTGGAAAGGGCGGTAGAGCTTGTGCTTGAGAGGGGCTACAGAACTCCAGACATATACTCAGATGGCTATGTAAAGGTAGGCACCGATGGCATGACAGATGCCATAATAAAGGCTATGGAGGAGCTATGGGAAGGTTTGCGTTAGCTCTTATAATGCTTCTTTCTGTAAGCATATGGGCTCAGGATGCTCTGCAGGGCATAAGGGACTTTTTCCAGAGAGAGGGTTATGTGGTCAAAGTAGAGGGAAATAGAGCGCTTGTAGACCTTGGCAGAGACAGGGTGAGGTCAGGTGAAGAGTTTACAGTCTTCAGAGAGGGCAAGGAGATAGTCCATCCTGTCACCAAACAGGTAATAGGAAGGGAAAGGGAAAGGGTTGGAAGGCTTAGAATTGAAGAGGTTCAGGAAGCCTTTTCCTACGCAAGAATACTTGAGGGTTCTGCAAGAGAGGGGGACAGGATAAGGCTATGGGCGGAGGATGTGTGTTTTGATGGTTCGGAAGACTGGTTTTTTAAGCTCCGCTCAGTGCTTCCGGAGCTCAAGAGGGAAAAGACCTGCACCTACACCATAAAGGAGCTGAAGGAGGGCATAGGTGTGGAATACAGGGGTGCGCCAGTGGCCTTTTTCCAGGTTCAGCAGGCTGCGCCCGTGGGGATTGAGAGGGCAGGGCTGGAAGACATAAACCTGCTGGCCAGACCTAAGCTCCTGAGACCACTGCCTTCACTTCCACTTTCGGCAGACCTCTGCGACCTTACGGGAACTGGCAAAGAGTTTCTCGCGGTGCTCTTTTCTGGCAGGGTGGAAGTTTATGAACTTCTGAAGAACGACCTGGTAAAGAGGTTTGAATACAGCCTGCCGGCAGGCGTTCCGGTGGGCCTTCAGTGCGGAAAAATTACAGGTGAGGGCACAGACCTGGTGCTGGTAAATATGGTTACAGGCGACTCTGCAAACTCTATCATATTGAGGGCTGTTGGAGATAGCTTTGTCCCTGTGAGAAGAAACATACCATACATTATGGGTGTCCTTGACAGGAGAAGACCGAGAGAAACCTTTGTGGGTCAGAGGTTCAACTTCAGAGACAGGTTCGGACAGACGGTAAGGCTTTCCCTTGAAGGGGAAAACCTGAGGGAGACTGGAGCCTTCCTCGCCCCCAGAGGCTTCAGAATAGACAGCGCCTTTTATTTTGGTGACTACCTGGTATTTACAGACACCGCTGGAAGGGTGAGGGTCTTCAGAGGGGATTCAGAGGTCTTCTCCACAGAAGAGGGCTTTGGAGGTTCCTACACTCTTGTGGAGATTCCCTTTGAGCAGGGTAAGCTCAACTTTATCTTCAACCCTAAAGGAGCTTCTGTAAGATTTCTTAACTTCAACATGGCCCTTGTGGTGAAAAACCATACAGGCGTGGTGCAGAGGTTTTTAGACATAGTAAAATACAGCAGGGGTGAGCTTTTCATACTGGGCGAAAGGCGAAAGGACCTTGTCTTTATAAGACCTGTGAGAGGTGGAAACTTTGAAGAGTCAGTGCAGGCGGTGCTTACCACAAAGGACGGAAGAATACTGGTTCTCACGGGAAGGACAGGCACCCTCACCATACAGAACAGGGGAGAGGTTTACGAGCTGGAGTTAAGGGCTCTGTAGTTTTCTCTGCAAAAGCACTCTGAAGCGGTCTCCCATACTCACAAGCATGGTTTTAAGACGGGAGAGCCTTTCCAGGTCCTCGGGCTTTTCAGAGAGGCTCAGCTCTTCAAATTCACGCAAAAAGGCAGGACTTTCAAGAAGAAAATCTCTGAGTCTTTTGAGGAAGACCTTTTCCAGTCCAGAATCTTTCCCATATTCCTCCAGAAGGGAAAAGTTAACCTGGGCGGTTATGTCAACGGGCTTTTCGCTTTTCAACACATCCCTCTGGACACTGTGGGAGCTGTAGCCCAGGACCGTCCCCTCCGGAAACCTGTGGAGCTCCTCCGAGGTGTAGCCGTAGTCTATAACAAGGTGATACCCCCTTATGAGGTTTGAAGCCAGTTTCTTCAGAAACTCCACGCAGTCCACGCACACCTCCAGCACCTGAGATAGCCCCTCATAATCCATCCTCTTCAAAACCTCTTTTACCCGTGAGTCTTCAAGCTCAAGCCAGACCTCTTCTCCATCCCTTATAAAAAGTTCTCTTCTTTCCTTTACCACGTGCACCGGCAGACAGTCAAAAAACTCGTTAGAAAAGACCACACCCTCTAAGGGGAAAAGCTCCCGGCACCAGAAAACCTTGCCCTCAAAACCTTCAAGCCTTATTTTCTGGAGCTCGACCAGTGTGGGACTAAAGTCGTAGATGTAGTAGCTGGCTCTCTCAAAGAGCTCTGGTTCTCTTTGTTTAAGATAATAGAGAATGTCGTAAGCAAGGGCACCGCTACCACCACCAAGCTCAAGGAGAATGGGCTTTTCAAAGTCCCCTATAAGTTCAGAGATAAACTCCCCGAGGGCATACCCGAAGGCTCTGTCCAGCTCCGGTGCGGTAAAGAAGTCTTTCCTGAAGTCCCCCTGATAATATTCTCTTACTCTCTGGAACATCCAGTCTCTGAAAGATATCAACCCGGCGGCCAGGACATGCTCCTCCCTGCTATAAAGTGAAGATGAAGGTGAAAAACGCTCTGCCCTGCGTCCCTCCCCACATTAAAGATCAGTCTGTAACCACCATTAAGGTTTTCGTCCGGAGCATGACCAAGCTCCTCTCCCAGTTTCCTTGCCACATAGAACATATGTCCCACAAGAGATTCATCCTCGGGCTCAAGGCTCTGAACACCAAAAATGTGCTTCTTTGGAACTATAAGTATGTGCGTGGGTGCAACCGGGTTTATGTCGTGAAAGGCATAGACCAACTCATCCTCATAGACGCCCTTAGAGGGTATTTCCTTTCTCACTATCTTGCAGAAAATACAATCCTGCATGACCTGCCTCCTGCCTTCAGATTATAAATCAAGTTTAAACCTTTCTCTAAGAGTCTCAAGCACTTTCCCAAACAATTCTTCTTCCTGTTGTGTGCCGTCAAGCATCACAATTCTCTCTTTCTCCTGATGGGCTATGAGTATGTAGGCATCCCTTACCCTTCTGAGGAATTTTCCGTCCTCAAACCTTGTCTTCTTGTCAGATAATCTCTGGAGAGCAACCTCAAGGGGCACGTTGAGAAGAAAGGTTATGTCGGGCTTTCGCCCCCTTACAGCTATGTGGTTCAGAATGTTTACCGTCCCCAGGTTTATCTCCCTTCCATATCCCTGATAGGCGGTGGTGGAGTCTATAAAGCGGTCAATTATTACGATTTTCCCTTCCCTCAGGTCAGGAAATATTCTTTCCCACACAAGGCTTGACCTTGCCGCCTCAAAAAGTAAAAGCTCTGTGGTGGGGTCCATATGAAAATCCAGCAAAAGCCTCCTTATTTCTTCCGCAAGAGGGGTAGAGCCGGGGTCTCTGTATAGAGAAACCTTATAGCCCAGGCTTCTGAAGTGTTCATACAGCCTCTTAGCCTGCGTGCTCTTACCAGAGCCGTCTATGCCTTCAAAGGTTATGAGCATAGCTCTCTCCTTATCCTTCCTGAGAGGTTTGTCATTAGCTCGTAGGGTATTGTTCCTGCTAGCCTTGCCAGGTCCGTAAAGCTCTGATTCTCACCAACTATCTCCACCCAGTCCCCCACCTGTGCCTCTGTATCTGTGAGGTCTACCATGGTCATGTCCATGGTTATGTTTCCGAGAATTTTTACAGGCTTTCCCCTGAAAAAGAGGCTTGCCTTATTGGAAAGGCTCTTCATAAGTCCATCTGCGTAGCCGAAAGCAACAACACCCACCCTCGTGGGCTTCTGGGTTATAAAGGTCCTTGAATAGGATACGGGAAAACCCGCAGGAAGGTCTTTTACAGATATTATCCTCGCTCTGAGCTCAAGGGTGTGCTTTAGCTGCACCGGATAGTTCTGCATGGGCTTTTCTCCATAAAGGGCTAGCCCAACGCGTATATGAGTGGTAAAGGGAACACGGTAAACAACTCCCGCAGAGCTCTCCATATGCACATACCGGAGATTTCCATACTTCTTTACCACCTGAGCAAATCTCTCAATCTGGAGCCTTGAGAATTCTTCATCAAGGGGGCTTGAAAGGTGGCTCAGCACTCCTTCAACTCTACCGTCCCGGACAACCTCCTCAAGAAAACCAAGCCTTCCCATACCCGTGTCGTATTTTACCTGTATGGGCACATCTATGCCCTCAAGGGCTCTTAGGTGTTCCCTGTGGGACACCACAGGTGTTAAAGAGTAGTCCAGAAATGCCTTCTCCTCACCCTTCAGAACCCCGCCAAGCACGAGGATTTTTTTTCTGATGCCTGCCCTTCTTAGTTCTACACCCTCCTCAACACAGGCAACGGCAAGGGCTGAGACCCTCTCTAGCTTCTCAAGAACTGAACTCACCTGCAGTGCACCTATGCCGTAGGCATTGGCTTTCACAACCGCTATAAGAGGCTTATGGGAGAACTCAGACAGACTTTTGACATTTTCTGCAAGTTTTTTGCTGCTTATCTTCAGTTCTGCCCTCGGCATGCGGTTATTCTATTATCTCACAGCGTGCTATAATTTTTCTCATGGAACAGCCCTTCTACAATCCCTTTTTCTCTCTACTTAACTTTCTCTGGTTTTTCCTGCTTTTGGCCTTCCTTTTCATACCCTTCTGGAGGAGGTTTCTCCTTTCAAAGGCGAGGGAGGCTCTTATGAGGCAGCTTGAAGAGAAGAGGGGTAGCAGAGTTATAACCCTGATACACAGACAGGAAAGCCTGGGCTTTTTTGGCATTCCCATATTCAGATACATAAACATTGAAGACTCGGAGCAGGTCCTCAGGGCCATAAGGATGACTCCACCGGAAATGCCCATTGACCTTATAGTTCACACCCCTGGAGGTCTTGCCCTTGCGGCCACTCAGATTGCCAACGCCCTCGTAAGACACAGAGGTCCGGTAAGGGTTATAGTCCCCCACTACGCCATGTCAGGTGGGACCCTGCTGGCTCTTGCCTCAGATGAAATAATCATGGACCCAAACGCCGTGCTTGGACCTGTTGACCCTCAAATAGGTCAGATGCCTGCTGCGTCTATCCTTAAGGTCCTTCAGCAGAAGGAGCTAAAGGACATAGAAGACCAGACTCTTATAATGGCGGATATAGCTCAGAAGGCAATAGACCAGATGAAGTCATATCTGTTGTGGCTTCTTACTCAGAACGGCATGGAAGGAGAAAAGGCAAAGCGTATAGCTGAGGAGCTTGCCACGGGTAAATACACCCATGACTATCCTCTTACCGCCGAGTATCTGAAAAGCCTCGGTCTTAACGTGAGCACAGAAGTGCCAGAGGAAGTTTATGCCCTCATGGAGCTCTTTCCACAGCCCATGGGTTCTCAGGTGCCCTCTGTGCAGTATATACCCGTCCCATACAGGACAGGTCAGGGAGGAAGGCATTGAAAGTAAGGGTTGGAATAGTTGGCTGCGGTGTAGTGGGCACTGGAGTGGTAGAGCTTCTTCTGAAGAATTTAGAAACCATAAAGAAAAAGACAGGGATAGAACTTGAGCTTTCAAAGGTGGCAGACAGAGACTGGGAAAGACCAAGAGACTTTCATGTGCCAGAGAGGCTAAGGACAACTGATTACAGAGAAGTTCTTGAAAGCTCCCAGATAGTGGTGGAGCTTGTGGGTGGAAAGGGCTTTGCAAAGGAGCTTATAAAAGAATCTCTCATGGCGGGAAGGCATGTGGTTACTGCCAACAAGCACTTGCTGGCAGAAGAGGGAATTGAGCTTTTCAGACTTGCGGAGGAAAGAGGACTGCACATAGGCTTTGAAGCCTCTGTGGGTGGTGGCATACCCATAATAAAGGCGGTAAGGGAGTCCCTTGTAGGAAACAACATAAGGGCAATATACGGCATACTGAACGGAACCACCAACTACATCCTTACAAGAATGCTTCAGGAAGACGTGGACTTTGAAACAGCTCTGAAAGAAGCTCAGGAAAAGGGATACGCAGAGGCAAACCCTTCTCTTGACATAGACGGCTGGGACAGCGCCCACAAGATAGCCATACTCTCCTACATGGCCTTCGGTAGCTTTTTCCCCTTCTCAGAGGTATATGTGGAAGGTATCAGGCATGTGGACCTTCTGGACGTGGAGCTGGGCAGAGAGCTGGGATATACCCTGAAGCTCCTGGCCATAGCCAAAAGAAGGGAAGAAGGTCTTGAGGTAAGGGTTCACCCCACCTTCCTCCCAGAAGAGGAGCCCCTAGCAAAGGTCTCAGATGTTTTTAACGCCATAATGGTGGAAGGGGACTTTGTGGGCAAAACCATGTTTTATGGCAGGGGTGCAGGCTCGCATCCTACCGCGTCCGCGGTTGTTTCAGACATAGTGGACATTGCCTGCAGGCTTTCCCCGGGAATTAAATGCAGCTTCAGCATTGACTGGGAAAGGAGAAGCCTTCCGCTCACTGAAGATTTCTACAGCAGGTATTATCTCAGGTTTGATGTGCCAGATAGGCCCGGGGTTCTTGCAGGCATAGCAAGAGTGCTTGCAGACAACCATATAAGTATAGCCAGCGTCCTCCAGAAGGAAAAGGTCTGCAAACTGGCGGGAAGGGAAGGAGAGCACATAGTGCCTCTTGTAATACTGACGCACAAAGCCTACGAAAAGTCCATGCGCAGAGCCCTAAAGCAGGTGCAGGAACTTCCCGTGGTTATGGGCAAGCCAGTGCTCATAAGGGTTGAAGAGGAAGCAGAATGAGGCTCCTTGCACCATCCATACTCTCTGCAGATTTCTGGAGGCTTGGTGAGCAGGTAATGGCATGCGTGGAGGGTGGTGCGGACATAATACACTTTGATGTGATGGACGGGCACTTTGTGCCAAACATAACCTTTGGACCTGTGCTTTTAGAAAGCATAAAAAGGCACTGTCCTCTTCCTCTGGACGCTCATCTCATGATAGAAAATCCGGAGAGATACATACCCGACTTTGTAAAGGCTGGTGCTGACATGGTGAGTGTTCACGTGGAAAATACACCCCATATCCACAGAACCCTTGAGCTGATAAAGAGCCTTGGAGCAAAGGCGGGGGTGGTTATAAACCCGGGAACGCCCCTCTCTGCCCTGGAGGAGGTCCTTTATTACGTGGACTTTGTGCTTCTCATGTCCGTTAACCCAGGATTTGGAGGACAGAAGTTCATTCAGAGGTCCATACAGAGGCTAAGGAGGCTCAGAGCAATGGCGGAGGAAATAAATCCCTCTGTCCTCATTGAAATAGATGGAGGCATAAAGGAAGATAATATACTGGAGGTTGCACAAGCTGGTGCAGACATTCTAGTTGTTGGTTCTGGCATATTTCATACGGAAGACGTAAGGGTTCAGACGAGGAAATTAAAAGAGCTGCTCATCTCTTCAGAGGCACTGTAAACCTCTGCAGGTCAAAGACATTAAAGGTAAGAAAAACTTCCTTCAGATACTTTTGCCTTGTTCCGTCGTATATGTCTCTCAGGAGAAGGCCAAAGCTCCAGCATGCACCCCTGTATTCCATGCCTGCCTGCCTCTGAAGGTCTTTGTTTATCCTGTTATCCCTTATCAGCCCGAGTGTAATGTTTGCCTTTCTGTAAAGTGCAGAAGCAGACAGACTATACTGGTCGTTGACCCTGGTGCCATCATAATTTTTTTCAAGGGTTCTACCCAGAGTTATGCTCTTACCTTCACCGCTGAGGGTAAGGGAGCCTATAGTTTTTAGGAGACGTCCATGAACCGGGTCATAGACGCTGTCTGAAGAAAGCCTGAGCCAGTCTAAAGGATAAAGCCACAGGATTGCTCTTACAGGAAGAAGATTTTCCCTGACCTCCTGCCCTGCATATGTAAACCTGCCAAGGTGGTTATATCCTCCTTCAAGGAAGAGTGTGTAGAGAATCCTTTCCGCATAATAGCCATGACTCCTCAGAGTGTAGGACAGGAGGCTCTCCCTGTCTATGCTGTCCAGTCTGTCAAACCTTGGATTATTAAAGCTTTTAGGCCTGTAGGAATAGGAAAATTCAAGGATGTTCTTGAATTGGAAACCTCTCAAGTTAAAGTTGAAAAAGTAGGGTAGCCTTTCTCTGTAGCGTAGGGAGCCAACCACGCTCTTGTCTTTAAAATCCTCCCCCCTTACATCCAGGTAGAAGAGGTTTTC
This window of the Aquificaceae bacterium genome carries:
- the tmk gene encoding dTMP kinase, with translation MLITFEGIDGSGKSTQAKRLYEHFRSLGYKVSLYRDPGSTPLAEEIRRLLLDFHMDPTTELLLFEAARSSLVWERIFPDLREGKIVIIDRFIDSTTAYQGYGREINLGTVNILNHIAVRGRKPDITFLLNVPLEVALQRLSDKKTRFEDGKFLRRVRDAYILIAHQEKERIVMLDGTQQEEELFGKVLETLRERFKLDL
- a CDS encoding histidine triad nucleotide-binding protein; its protein translation is MQDCIFCKIVRKEIPSKGVYEDELVYAFHDINPVAPTHILIVPKKHIFGVQSLEPEDESLVGHMFYVARKLGEELGHAPDENLNGGYRLIFNVGRDAGQSVFHLHLHFIAGRSMSWPPG
- the leuB gene encoding 3-isopropylmalate dehydrogenase, with translation MPTFKIAVLEGDGIGPEIISSTLRVLRRLGELAGLDFIFEKALIGGSAIDQKGTPLPQETVELCLSSDAVLLGAVGGPKWDNLPTEKRPEKGLLGIRKALDLYANLRPAKVYESLISSSPLKEEVARGTDFIVVRELTGDVYYGEPRGVFVQDGKRIGINTMKYTEDEIRRVVRKAFEIARQRRKKLTSVDKSNVLEVSGLWKAVVEEEARNYPDVELEHLYVDNCAMQIVRRPSSFDVIVTGNIFGDILSDEAAVITGSLGMLPSASLGDRYALYEPVHGSAPDIAGKGIANPVATILSAGMMLRYSFGLKREAELLERAVELVLERGYRTPDIYSDGYVKVGTDGMTDAIIKAMEELWEGLR
- the rpe gene encoding ribulose-phosphate 3-epimerase; this translates as MRLLAPSILSADFWRLGEQVMACVEGGADIIHFDVMDGHFVPNITFGPVLLESIKRHCPLPLDAHLMIENPERYIPDFVKAGADMVSVHVENTPHIHRTLELIKSLGAKAGVVINPGTPLSALEEVLYYVDFVLLMSVNPGFGGQKFIQRSIQRLRRLRAMAEEINPSVLIEIDGGIKEDNILEVAQAGADILVVGSGIFHTEDVRVQTRKLKELLISSEAL
- a CDS encoding homoserine dehydrogenase, yielding MKVRVGIVGCGVVGTGVVELLLKNLETIKKKTGIELELSKVADRDWERPRDFHVPERLRTTDYREVLESSQIVVELVGGKGFAKELIKESLMAGRHVVTANKHLLAEEGIELFRLAEERGLHIGFEASVGGGIPIIKAVRESLVGNNIRAIYGILNGTTNYILTRMLQEDVDFETALKEAQEKGYAEANPSLDIDGWDSAHKIAILSYMAFGSFFPFSEVYVEGIRHVDLLDVELGRELGYTLKLLAIAKRREEGLEVRVHPTFLPEEEPLAKVSDVFNAIMVEGDFVGKTMFYGRGAGSHPTASAVVSDIVDIACRLSPGIKCSFSIDWERRSLPLTEDFYSRYYLRFDVPDRPGVLAGIARVLADNHISIASVLQKEKVCKLAGREGEHIVPLVILTHKAYEKSMRRALKQVQELPVVMGKPVLIRVEEEAE
- a CDS encoding tetratricopeptide repeat protein; its protein translation is MIFLILLLFLSSCASVVILKDPLTSQEHTDLGYIYERQGKLELAEEEYRKAIRKDRKNWLAYYNLGNIYARREDWNRAEEFYKKALELSRDPDLLNNLAYVLNRKGENCQALRLVKEAMEKGQRQEYFQTMKGIEEEISRKRVDCLSFEGERELW
- a CDS encoding SAM-dependent methyltransferase produces the protein MFQRVREYYQGDFRKDFFTAPELDRAFGYALGEFISELIGDFEKPILLELGGGSGALAYDILYYLKQREPELFERASYYIYDFSPTLVELQKIRLEGFEGKVFWCRELFPLEGVVFSNEFFDCLPVHVVKERRELFIRDGEEVWLELEDSRVKEVLKRMDYEGLSQVLEVCVDCVEFLKKLASNLIRGYHLVIDYGYTSEELHRFPEGTVLGYSSHSVQRDVLKSEKPVDITAQVNFSLLEEYGKDSGLEKVFLKRLRDFLLESPAFLREFEELSLSEKPEDLERLSRLKTMLVSMGDRFRVLLQRKLQSP
- the alr gene encoding alanine racemase yields the protein MPRAELKISSKKLAENVKSLSEFSHKPLIAVVKANAYGIGALQVSSVLEKLERVSALAVACVEEGVELRRAGIRKKILVLGGVLKGEEKAFLDYSLTPVVSHREHLRALEGIDVPIQVKYDTGMGRLGFLEEVVRDGRVEGVLSHLSSPLDEEFSRLQIERFAQVVKKYGNLRYVHMESSAGVVYRVPFTTHIRVGLALYGEKPMQNYPVQLKHTLELRARIISVKDLPAGFPVSYSRTFITQKPTRVGVVAFGYADGLMKSLSNKASLFFRGKPVKILGNITMDMTMVDLTDTEAQVGDWVEIVGENQSFTDLARLAGTIPYELMTNLSGRIRRELCS
- the ffh gene encoding signal recognition particle protein, which gives rise to MLELLTEKFSKALGRVRDTRKLTEKQVNDVLRDVRAALIEADVDYDVVKNFLKRVRERTLSEDLTKSPSPQDSFMLTIYEELVQTLGGEKQDLRKGVVLFVGLQGTGKTTSIGKIAHHLKEQGFKVAVSSTDVRRPAAMLQLQRLAEKIGVPYYGFEEGLTAVEIARRALERAKKEGVDYLLLDTAGRLHIDEELMQELKEIREAVGPSEVIYVADAMQGQSALTAARTFHEVVGLTGVVLTKMDGDARGGVALSVKEALGVGVKFMGVGERIEDIEPFYPDRIAQRILGLGDIQTLAEKVQKVIPEDEAQALAFKVLKGEFDLEDMLKQLRFIKNMGPLDKLLGMLPGIGAQLKGLKIEEKKFKKTEAIILSMTKQERRNPKIINMSRKQRIARGSGTTLSDVNRVLKEYEEMKKLIKKLKGMQGMPQLPKFPFPFKR
- a CDS encoding EAL domain-containing protein — translated: MVLRAVASRILDKPLFIRIPISRELSYLPALSKNFVLRIPSDVSMKQLGEIMTVVRKGGLRTALDDYRTTGYELKEIRIGSFDYVFFNEDFYTNAKRSDIERIIASFKLFKTKVGFKNIDSEKKLKLAQSIDVDLATGYLFGSESLPAGRIE